The Streptomyces sp. JB150 genomic interval CCGGAGCCTGAGCCGGAGCCGGCCGACCGTCCCGGGTCCGCCGATTCCGGGGCGTTGCGCGTCGGCTCGGGAGCCTGCCGGGTGCCTTCCGGGGCGCCCGACGGCCGGGCGGTCGTCGGCTTCGCGCTCGCCGTGGCGGCGCTCGGGGCGGTCGCGGACGGCGTGGTGGTCCCTGACGGCTTGCTCTCCACCCGCGCTCCCGTTCCGTCCTCGCAGGCGGTGAGCGCGAGGGCGGTGACGGCGATGCCGGTGGCGGCGAGCAGGCGGGTACGGCGGAACACGCGCATGGCTGAATCCTTCGTTCGAACAGGAGTTGAGGGCCGCCGCTCGACCGTCCGGCGGGAGCGGCGTGCTTGGATGAGAGGAGCCTGCGGTGTGTTCCGTCCCGGCTGCCAGACCAGGCGGGGGAAACGGGACGCTGGAACGCCCGCAGCCGCTTGACCTGGGGGAACATCCACCGGCTGGAATGCCGGAACGGGACACGGATACGGGGGCGGACAACGGTGCCGGAGGATTTCGCCGCGCTGCTGCGGGAGTTGAAGGAACGCTCGGGGCTCAGTTACGGGGTGCTCGCGCGGCGGCTGCACATGAGTACGTCGACGCTGCACCGCTACTGCAACGGGGACGCCGTACCGGCCGAGTACGCGCCCGTCGAGCGGCTGGCCCGGCTGTGCAAGGCGTCGCCGCGGGAGCTGGTGGAGCTGCATCGGCGGTGGGTGCTGGCGGACGCGGGGCGCGGGCAGCGCAGGGCGGCTGCGGGGCAGGTGCCGCGGGAGGGCGAGGCGGCGGCGGAACGGGTGCCGGAGGCGGTGCCCGAGGTAGTCCCGGAGGCGGTCCCGGATGCGGTCCCGGAGGCGGTGCCCGACGTGGTGCCGGATGCGGTCCCGGGGGCGGTGCCCGACGTGGTGCCGGATGCGGTCCCGGGGGCGGTGCCCGACGTGGTGCCGGATGCGGTCTCGCAGGCGGTGCCGGACGCGGCGGCCGAAGTGGTGCCGGACGAGGGGGCGCCCGAGGTGGCGACCGAGCCCTCGGGGCGGCGGCCCTTCCGCGGGCGGCGGGCCGCGCTCCTCGCCGGCGCCCTCGCCGTCGTCGCCGCCGTGGCGCTCGCGGTGAGCCTGCCGTCCGGGGGCCACGGGACGCCCGAGGCGACGGGCGCGCGCCAACCCGCCGGCGTGGCCGCGTCCGACGGCGGGCAGCGGGCCTCCGCGCACGCGTCGGCGTCCCTCCCGCCGTCCGCGTCGGGAACGCCGGAGGAGAGGCAGCGCAAGCGGGAGACGCAAGGGGAGAAGGGCAAGGGCGGAACCGGCTCCTCCGCCGGGAGCGCCGCCGACCCCTCCACGAGCCCCCGTTCCGCACCCCCGAGGCGCGGCGAGTCCGCCTCCGCCCCGGTGCCGCTGACCGTCACGACCCGCCCGTACGCCTGGGAGTCCCCGTGCTCCCAGCACTATCTGATCGACCGCCCGCCGGGCGAGGTGCCCCCGCCGCCGGTGGAGCTGGAGGCACCGGCGTGGGTCGCCTCCCAGCGGGCGGTGTCGGCGCGCGAGCAGTACGTGACGCTCACCGTGCAGGGCACCGGTCGGGAGACGGTCGTCGTGGAGGATCTCACCGTGCGGGTGGTGGGCCGGGGCGCGCCGCTGCCGTGGAACGACTACGCGATGGGCGTCGGCTGCGGCGGCGACGTGCCCACCCGGCCGTTCACCATCGCGCTGGACGCGGCGCGGCCGGCGGTGAAGGCGGCGGCGGGCGGCCGGGACTTCCCGTTCAAGGTGAGCGAGTCCGACCCGGAGGTCTTCCACGTCACGGCCGACGCCTCGGCGTACGAGGTGCGCTGGTACCTGGAGCTGACCTGGTCCAGCGGCTCCCGGGGCGGCACCTTGCTGATCGGCGACGGCGAGAAGCCGTTCCGTACCAGCGGCAACAACGGCCGTCCCGCGTACGACTTCCCGCTGGGCGGCTCCGGGTGGGGCGAGGCGATGGTCGACGCGGACGCCGGCGCCGACGGGTAGGCGTCCGGGGCGTACGAGTCGTACGGGCATCGGGACGTCCGTATCGCGGAAACACCGGTGTAGACGGCAGCTATCTCTCTAGGGTGCGGCCGAGACGGTACGCGACCGTCGTCCCGACGCACCCCAGGAGCCGCACCGTGACCCTCGCCGCCGAGTCCGCGCCCACCGCGTCCAGCCCAGCCCCCGCTCCCGTCCCGCCGCTCGCCGCCCGGGTGAGCGCGGTCGGCGGGTCGCCGGTCCGGGACATCCTGGCCGTCACCGCCCGCCCCGAGGTGATCAACTTCGCGGGCGGGCTGCCGGCGCCGGAGCTGTTCGACACGGAAGGCGTCGCGGCGGCCTTCCGGGACGTGCTCGCCGAGTCACCCGCGCGGGCGCTGCAGTACTCCACGACCGAGGGCGAGCCGGCGCTGCGGGCCGCGCTCGCCGCCCGGACCACCGCGCGCGGCCTGCCCACCGACGCCGGCGACCTGCTCGTCACCAACGGCTCCCAGCAGGCCCTGTCGCTGCTCGCGACCGCCCTGCTGGAGCCCGGGGACACGGTGCTGGTCGAGAACCCCTGCTACCTGGCCGCACTGCAGGCCTTCGGGTTCGCGGGCGCGCGGATCGTGCCCGTGCCCGGCGACCCGGACGGCATGGATCCGGCGGCGCTGGCGGAGCTGGTGGTGCGCGAGCGCCCCAGGCTGCTGTACACCGTGCCCACCTTCCACAACCCCACCGGCCGCACCCTGCCCGCCGAGCGCCGCGCCGCGATCGCCGCGGTCGCCGCCCGGCACGGCCTGTGGATCGTCGAGGACGACCCGTACGGCGAGCTGCGGTTCGAGGGGGAGCGGGTGCCGTGGATCGCCGCCCACGACGACGCGCGCGACCGGACCGTGCTGCTCGGCTCCCTCTCCAAGGTCATGGCGCCGGGGCTGCGGATCGGCTGGCTGCGGGCGCCCGCCGCGCTGCGCCGGGCCTGCGCGGTCGCCAAGCAGAGCGCCGATCTGCACACCCCGACCGTCACCCAGCTCGCCGCCGCCCGCTACCTGGCCGACCGCGACCTCGACGCGCACGTCGCCCGGGTGGCCCGCGCCTACGCCGGGCGCCGGGACGCGATGCTCGCCGGGTTGCCCGCGGCCCTGCCCGAGGGCTCGTCCTGGACCCGCCCCGAGGGCGGCATGTTCCTGTGGGCGCGGCTGCCGGAGCCGTACGACACGACCGCGCTGCTGCCGACGGTCGTGCGCGAGGACGTCGCCTACGTCCCCGGCGCCCCCTTCCACGCCGGCGAACCCGACCGCGCCACCCTGCGGCTGTGCTTTGTCACCCAGACTCCCGAGGAGATCGCGGAGGGGCTGCGCAGGCTGGCGCGGGGGCTCGCAGCGGCGTAGAACCGCCCGCGGAGTTACGTCGGCAACGCCCGCGGGGTTACAGGCGCTCGGGCGTGCGGATGCCCAGCAGGGCCATGCCCCGGTGCAGGGTGCGGGCCGTGAGGTCGCACAGGAACAGACGGTTCTCGACCTGCTCCGGCGACTCGGCCTTCAGCACCGGGCACTTGTCGTAGAAGGAGGTGTAGAGGGAGGCGAGCTGGTAGAGGTACGCGGCCAGCTTGTGCGGGGCGTACTCCCTCGCCGCCTCGTCCACCGTCTCCGCGAACGCGTCCAGGTGCAGGCCCAGCGCCCGCTCCGCCGCGTGCAGCCCCAGCTCCGGGCGGGCGGCGGGGCGGACCTCGCCGGCCTTGCGGAGGATGGACCGGATACGGGCGTACGCGTACTGGAGGTAGACGGACGTGTCGCCGTTCAGCGAGACCATCTGGTCCAGGTCGAACTTGTAGTCCCGGTTCGCCGACGTCGACAGGTCCGCGTACTTCACCGCGCCGATGCCCACCTGGGCACCCCGCTCGGCGATCTCCTCCTCGGACAGGTCCTGCGCCTTCTCCCGTACGACGGCCGAGGCGCGGTCGATGGCCTCGTCGAGGAGGTCGACCAGCCGGACCGTCTCGCCCTCACGGGTCTTGAACGGCTTGCCGTCCTTGCCGAGGACCGTGCCGAAGGCCAGCTGGTACGCCTTCACGTCGTCGTTCAGCCAGCCGGCCCGGCGGGCGGTCTCGAAGACCATCTTGAAGTGCAGGGACTGGCGGGCGTCGACGACGTACACCAGCGAGGTCGCCTTCAGGTTGAAGACGCGGTCGCGGATCGCGGACAGGTCGGTCGCCGCGTAGCCGTAGCCGCCGTCCGACTTCTGCACGATCAGCGGGACCGGCTTGCCGTCCGGGCCCTTGACGTCGTCGAAGAAGACGCACAGCGCGCCCTCCGAGCGGACCGCCACCCCCGACTCCTCCAGCAGCCGGCAGGTCTCCGCGAGCATGTCGTTGTAGCCGGACTCACCGACGATGTCGGGGTCGCGGATCTCCATGTCCAGCTTGTCGAAGACGGAGAAGAAGTAGATCTTCGACTCGTCGACGAACTTCTGCCACATGGCCAGCGTGTGCGGGTCCCCGGCCTGCAGGTCGACCACCCGGCGCCGGGCACGCGTCTTGAACTCCTCGTCGGAGTCGAACTTCTTGCGCGCGGCCTTGTAGAGGCGGTCCAGGTTGGACATCGCCTCCTCGCCGGAGACCTCCTCGTCGGCCTTGTGGTCCAGCTCGTGCGGGTGCTCGTCCAGGTACTGGATCAGCATGCCGAACTGGGTGCCCCAGTCGCCGATGTGGTGGCGGCGCACCACGTTCTCGCCGGTGAACTCCAGCAGCTGGACGACCGAGTCGCCGATCACCGCCGAGCGCAGGTGACCGACGTGCATCTCCTTCGCCACGTTCGGCTGGGCGTAGTCGACGACCGTGGTGCCCGGGTTCGCGGCGGCCGGGATGCCCAGGCGGCCCGTCTCGTCCGCGTACCGCGCGGCCAGGTTCCGCGTGATCGCCCCGTCCGCGATCGTGATGTTCAGGAAGCCGGGGCCGGACACCTCGACGTCCTTGATCAGCTCGTCCCCGGTGGTCACCCGGGCAACGACTTGCGTCGCCAGCTCCCGCGGGTTCGCCTTCGCCTTCTTGGCCAGCGCGAGGATGCCGTTGGCCTGGAAGTCGGCCCGGTCGCTTCGTCGCAGCAGCGGGTCGACCCCGTCGGCCTCCGGCAGGGCGGAGGCGAGGGCGTCGGCGAGGTGCTGCTGGACGGAGTCGCTGAGGGACGTGACCGAGGCCATAGGTGGGGTGCCGTTCTCCTCGTGGGGATCGATAGACACGGTCAGTATCCCATGGGGGGTAAAGCGGATTTCGCGGCCGCGGGGGCGGGGGGTGCGGTCTGTCGCCGGGTGCGGGCCGGTGGGGGTTGTTCGCGCGGTTCCCCGCGCCCCCGGGACGGGTGGCTGCGCCGCCGTCCCCGGGGGTTCGAAAAGGCGTTTTCTCGGATGCGGCACGTCCTGGGACAATGGGGCCACCATCAAGCCTTCAGCAACAGAGGACGTGCCGATCGTGGCTCAGAGCACCGAGACCACCGACTGGGTCTCCCGTTTCGCGGATGAGGTCATCGAGGAGTCGGAGCGCCGGGCCCCGGGCAAACCGGTCGTCGTCGCGTCCGGGCTCTCGCCCTCCGGCCCGATCCACCTGGGCAACCTGCGCGAGGTCATGACCCCGCACCTCGTCGCCGACGAGATCCGGCGGCGCGGGTACGAGGTCCGGCACCTGATCTCATGGGACGACTACGACCGGTACCGCAAGGTGCCCGCCGGCGTCACCGGCATCGACGACTCCTGGGCGGAGCACATCGGCAAGCCGCTGACCTCCGTGCCCGCGCCCAAGGGCTCACCCCACCCGAACTGGGCCGAGCACTTCAAGGCGGCCATGATCGAGGCGCTGGGCCAGCTGGGCGTCGAGTTCGACGGCATCAGCCAGACCGAGCAGTACACCTCGGGGGCGTACCGGGAGCAGATCCTGCACGCCATGAAGCACCGCCACGACATCGACGCGGTCCTCGCGCAGTACCGGACCAAGCCGAAGCCCGCCGCCGCGGTGCAGAAGCAGCAGAAGCCGGTCGACGAGGCCGAGCTGGAGGCCGCCGAGGGCTCCGGCGCCGCCTCCGAGGACGACGGCAGCTCCGGCTCCGCCGGCTACTTCCCGTACAAGCCGTACTGCGGCAACTGCGAGAAGGACTTCACCACCGTCACCTCCTACGACGACACGACCACCGAGCTGACGTACGCCTGCACCGCGTGCGGCTTCTCCGAGACCGTCCGGCTCAGCGAGTTCAACCGCGGCAAGCTGGTCTGGAAGGTCGACTGGCCGATGCGCTGGGCGTACGAGGGCGTGATCTTCGAGCCGAGCGGCGTCGACCACTCCTCGCCCGGCTCGTCCTTCCAGGTCGGCGGGCAGATCGTCGGGATCTTCGGCGGCAAGCAGCCCATCGGCCCGATGTACGCCTTCGTCGGCATCTCCGGCATGGCCAAGATGTCGTCGTCGAAGGGCGGCGTGCCCACCCCGTCCGACGCGCTGAAGATCATGGAGCCGCAGCTGCTGCGCTGGCTGTACGCCCGCCGCAAGCCCAACCAGTCCTTCAAGGTCGCCTTCGACCAGG includes:
- a CDS encoding PLP-dependent aminotransferase family protein, with translation MTLAAESAPTASSPAPAPVPPLAARVSAVGGSPVRDILAVTARPEVINFAGGLPAPELFDTEGVAAAFRDVLAESPARALQYSTTEGEPALRAALAARTTARGLPTDAGDLLVTNGSQQALSLLATALLEPGDTVLVENPCYLAALQAFGFAGARIVPVPGDPDGMDPAALAELVVRERPRLLYTVPTFHNPTGRTLPAERRAAIAAVAARHGLWIVEDDPYGELRFEGERVPWIAAHDDARDRTVLLGSLSKVMAPGLRIGWLRAPAALRRACAVAKQSADLHTPTVTQLAAARYLADRDLDAHVARVARAYAGRRDAMLAGLPAALPEGSSWTRPEGGMFLWARLPEPYDTTALLPTVVREDVAYVPGAPFHAGEPDRATLRLCFVTQTPEEIAEGLRRLARGLAAA
- the lysS gene encoding lysine--tRNA ligase yields the protein MPIVAQSTETTDWVSRFADEVIEESERRAPGKPVVVASGLSPSGPIHLGNLREVMTPHLVADEIRRRGYEVRHLISWDDYDRYRKVPAGVTGIDDSWAEHIGKPLTSVPAPKGSPHPNWAEHFKAAMIEALGQLGVEFDGISQTEQYTSGAYREQILHAMKHRHDIDAVLAQYRTKPKPAAAVQKQQKPVDEAELEAAEGSGAASEDDGSSGSAGYFPYKPYCGNCEKDFTTVTSYDDTTTELTYACTACGFSETVRLSEFNRGKLVWKVDWPMRWAYEGVIFEPSGVDHSSPGSSFQVGGQIVGIFGGKQPIGPMYAFVGISGMAKMSSSKGGVPTPSDALKIMEPQLLRWLYARRKPNQSFKVAFDQEIQRLYDEWDRLDAKVADGTALPADVAAHSRAVRTAAGELPKTPRPMPYRTLASVADITAGHEDQALRILSELDPALPLASLDEVRPRYEKAEAWINTHVPADQRTIVREEPDAELLKSLDDQARESVRLLLDGLADHWSLDGLTHLVYGVPKVQAGFSADATPKELPPEIKTAQRAFFVLLYHLLVGRDTGPRLPTLLLAVGQERVRRLLGE
- a CDS encoding helix-turn-helix domain-containing protein, producing MPEDFAALLRELKERSGLSYGVLARRLHMSTSTLHRYCNGDAVPAEYAPVERLARLCKASPRELVELHRRWVLADAGRGQRRAAAGQVPREGEAAAERVPEAVPEVVPEAVPDAVPEAVPDVVPDAVPGAVPDVVPDAVPGAVPDVVPDAVSQAVPDAAAEVVPDEGAPEVATEPSGRRPFRGRRAALLAGALAVVAAVALAVSLPSGGHGTPEATGARQPAGVAASDGGQRASAHASASLPPSASGTPEERQRKRETQGEKGKGGTGSSAGSAADPSTSPRSAPPRRGESASAPVPLTVTTRPYAWESPCSQHYLIDRPPGEVPPPPVELEAPAWVASQRAVSAREQYVTLTVQGTGRETVVVEDLTVRVVGRGAPLPWNDYAMGVGCGGDVPTRPFTIALDAARPAVKAAAGGRDFPFKVSESDPEVFHVTADASAYEVRWYLELTWSSGSRGGTLLIGDGEKPFRTSGNNGRPAYDFPLGGSGWGEAMVDADAGADG
- the argS gene encoding arginine--tRNA ligase, with product MASVTSLSDSVQQHLADALASALPEADGVDPLLRRSDRADFQANGILALAKKAKANPRELATQVVARVTTGDELIKDVEVSGPGFLNITIADGAITRNLAARYADETGRLGIPAAANPGTTVVDYAQPNVAKEMHVGHLRSAVIGDSVVQLLEFTGENVVRRHHIGDWGTQFGMLIQYLDEHPHELDHKADEEVSGEEAMSNLDRLYKAARKKFDSDEEFKTRARRRVVDLQAGDPHTLAMWQKFVDESKIYFFSVFDKLDMEIRDPDIVGESGYNDMLAETCRLLEESGVAVRSEGALCVFFDDVKGPDGKPVPLIVQKSDGGYGYAATDLSAIRDRVFNLKATSLVYVVDARQSLHFKMVFETARRAGWLNDDVKAYQLAFGTVLGKDGKPFKTREGETVRLVDLLDEAIDRASAVVREKAQDLSEEEIAERGAQVGIGAVKYADLSTSANRDYKFDLDQMVSLNGDTSVYLQYAYARIRSILRKAGEVRPAARPELGLHAAERALGLHLDAFAETVDEAAREYAPHKLAAYLYQLASLYTSFYDKCPVLKAESPEQVENRLFLCDLTARTLHRGMALLGIRTPERL